CATTTTGACTGGTGTGTACAGGGTTTAAACTTCGATTTTGTTGTAATAATGGTCGAAAGCTCTGTCTTCCGAGCAGCTCAGTGTGTTAGTGGGACAGAGACAATGTGGGGCTTCATAAACTCTATGGAGCTTATTTCTGTGCAGCAGACCTGTTACTTCAGTAGGCTAATGTGCACggcttttcttattctttcttctccCAGAACCAATCTACGTTCCATTCCTCATTGTTGGATCAATATTTATTGCCTTCATTATTGTGGGCTCTCTGGTAGCGGTTTATTGTTGCACATGTTTAAGACCTAAACAACCGTCGCAGCCAATACGATTTTCTCTGCGGAGCTATCAGACCGAGACTTTTCCCATGATCCTGGCCTCCACGAGCTTCAGGACGCCATCGAGGCAGTCCAGTACCGCAACAAGTTCCAGTTCGACCGGTGGCTCGGTTCGCAGGTTCTCCTTTCCCCGGGCAGAGCCAGGGTGCCTTGTGGCATCACCACCTCCGCCGTACACATCTGGCTGCTTCCAGACAGCCCATGCAGTCCACCTGACCCAGCCGTCGGGATTTCTGGTGTCACCGCCGTACTTTGGGTATCCGCTCCAGCCAGAGCCTACCCTGGCTGGGAAGAGCTGCTCCGAGTTTAGTCAGAGCTGAAAGGAGTTGGGAAGAAGTAACGCAGCCTTCAGAAGCGCAGGGACCGCTGCTGCTGGGTGTCACGCTGGCATGCTCTGTGGCTGCCGAAGTCAGAACTGTTCCCCTGGGTGAGTTGCCCTTGAAAAGTGCAAGGTCTCATTTGGGATCTCGTTTCCCAAACTTGGATCACACTTACAAATGAATTGTGAAATATTCCAAACAGTTGCTCTAAAAACTGACTGCTCTGATCGTTCAGTCTTAATTTGTGTGGAACGTGCTCAGAGACAAGTAGAAAACCCATTTTGGGGTAAAGGTACTCATTTCACGGTGTTATAAATGACATCTTAACCCTAAATGCTATTAATTTAGATAACAAACAGTGGCTGTGTTCCACTGATAATAATCAGACTAGTTCTATAAAGCAGTAAAAAGCGTGAGAAGAGAGGAGTAATACTTACTAAAGAGGATCTTGAAAACAGCTGACTGCTTCCCACTTCCATGAGCAGTGAAAATAAGAGGAACAATTTTACTACAGATACCAAAATctatagtttttttttaaaaaccacataaTATACCTGAACTTACACTGCATATTTGTATTACTAAATTTTAACTACAATAGATAAAATGAGTACTAATTAGGCTAGTTGAAAATGAGCCAATCCTAAGCAGCCAAATAATTACCTATGAGAAAAGCAGAATGTATTCAGTGTATCACTAATAACTTCTCCGCATAAAATTCTAAAAATGGCATTAAGCATTTTACAGAAGGAAGTATTTATTGTTGGCTTTTTGCTCAGCAACGTCAAAGTTGGACAACTGATCATAAAGTTCTATTTGTAAAATTAGCCATGTATAAAATGTAAAGACAAGcttgtaatttaaaatgtatttacagcATTGACAACACTAATTATTTAGTagtcacacacaaaaaattttatCAATAAACTCTAGTTGAAATGTTGTGTCATCTGTATGTCTCTCTACAGATAGTGTTTGATGAGCAAGTTTTCATTTTGATGGTGTAactatactgtattttttccagttaaaaatagttaattttacATCTTTAACTGCACCTGTTGTGCAGATTTAATATCATACAAAATGCTGACTGTATAGCAAACTAATGGACTGATGAATGTCTTTTATATGTAGCTGTGGTAAAAATGTGGCAAAAACTACACTGATTAGTAGGAATAAATTTTGTTTGCCCTTCTACATTCCTTCACCCAAGTAAACCAACAAAccaaatggaagaagaaaaaaacgcATCTAAACCAAACATGCAGCAAGCAAAtggaaaacacacaagaaaaaatgCAGTCACTAAAGGGCTTCTCTGTATACTTGTTTTTGTGAGCAAATGAAGTCATTCTGTGTGTCAGAATCCACAATATCAGAGGCTGAACTTTGCTATTTTATCAGCCCCAAACTCCCTGTGTATAGGATCTGTTGAAGTGCATTACAGCTGACCTATTTCACAAGTACTAGCATATGGGTGTATATTAAAATTACAGCACACTTCTCTGTATTTTAGAAAAGCTTCATTGGCTGTTCCTCAATtgatgaataatttatttttcttagcaaataTCTAGCAATCAGTATCTTGGCATttatgaaaaaagtattttgaaataacccttttaatatgctttttattGCATAATTAACATTACAATCCAACAGATTTTTTCTGCTTGGAAATGCGGTTTCTAAGCAGAAAGACAAGTTGTATGCAATGATGTTTTAAGTAATAGGCTCTAGCTTGAATACTCTAAGTTTTACAAACTAAAATCACGATACCCAATAGTGTATATGTTTTACAAAACTCTAAAAAGTAGATTTCGAGCACTTGGGAAATTAATTGAAAGGTAAGTGTTTTAGcttgcaggtttttttagaaACAATCTTCAAGGAAGGGGGTGGGTAGATTTTTGCCCACCTTTGTTGATGTTTCATAGGACTCTTCACTGCACATTTTGAATGGGTAAGAAATACGGGACTGTTCATCAAGTAACTTTCTGTAAAAATCTTTTAATACCAGCTGTTGTTTGGAAACATCCTGTGAGATCTGCTGATCATTCCTGCATAGAGCAGAAACAGTAATacaaactgtttttttcaaattataattAGTAGAAATCTTTCTTTAGTAAACCAAGGCAACACAGATCCTTCCGGAAGCAGAAACCTGATAAATTTTAGCTAAGAAGGTGCAATTTTATGTACCTTTAAAGAGTGCCTAGTCATCAGAGCCACTGATGCAGGTGGTGAGTAGGTGAAATTTAGTTTTCCTCATAGGCTGTACACAGAGAAGTCAGAGGAGTTGGACTGTTAATTGTCTGTTAACATTTGGTGGTGAACACTGAACAGGTCACACTCCTTCACTGTAATGGTCTCAGTGGGCTCTACAGTCAGATCTGTGAATGTTTTAATGCAGAGATGGATTTTTGCTACACTTGAGTACAGGCTTACAGATTTTAATGATTATTC
The sequence above is drawn from the Strix aluco isolate bStrAlu1 chromosome 4, bStrAlu1.hap1, whole genome shotgun sequence genome and encodes:
- the SHISA3 gene encoding protein shisa-3 homolog; protein product: MAGRRRAPLLLLRWLLLGLLGGGGGGQPGGGEYCHGWVDGQGGYHEGFQCPEGFDTAAATICCGSCALRYCCAAAEARLEQGGCTNDREPPDPGVTAQPIYVPFLIVGSIFIAFIIVGSLVAVYCCTCLRPKQPSQPIRFSLRSYQTETFPMILASTSFRTPSRQSSTATSSSSTGGSVRRFSFPRAEPGCLVASPPPPYTSGCFQTAHAVHLTQPSGFLVSPPYFGYPLQPEPTLAGKSCSEFSQS